A genomic window from Scatophagus argus isolate fScaArg1 chromosome 17, fScaArg1.pri, whole genome shotgun sequence includes:
- the gmeb1 gene encoding glucocorticoid modulatory element-binding protein 1 isoform X1, which yields MATSEEVTVSMGEVVMVKTDGEGDPDDPNKTQVILQLQPIATGDESAETDAAVMAVEAQPEHTEGDDVEIGCPITCGDSKAVLLVKKFVCPGINVKCVKYEDQLISPKQFVHISGKATLKDWKRAIRMGGVMLRKMMDSGQLDFYQHSTLCTNTCRSTKFDLLINNTRFPPDSTGLATPTSSQAQVVLGNGGVAGEDRAEILSGKADWSSITLESVDKKESNEISEDTLNFWKGIADVGLLGEVVTNISTELLELLNGVQQRREPVALQDTDSCLVEVAVLSNLAQVFGLLDSVKKILEKRKQQTDPGQEQILSTLTSLELQLEEQRKQQQVRALLSCPQPAKSKTPTKRQTKRPRLQRPASTTTLLTSPINQQATLQPQQFTVLSPISLSSVGQPFTMTSLPIATLAQSSNTVTLLPAGSQLFTRYMVTGDGKADTITLHPSSGLTLVGTTAVQDSSQLGTVVSPLELVHLSQQASGAEVVPIEGQVVDGTMLVQQEVMQGEVEAGQEHTVIEINPAPMEQTVGVMELQLTGESGREGAAMMVQSGMEVTMATGGEDTQCQMQEAQTEGVQGLQLDASGQLSGVQIVVIGDNTQEENKAK from the exons ATGGCGACCTCCGAGGAGGTCACGGTGTCCATGGGGGAGGTGGTGATGGTGAAGACTGATGGTGAAGGAGACCCTGATGACCCAAATAAGACTCAGGTCATTCTCCAGCTCCAGCCAATCGCTACTGG agatGAATCTGCTGAAACAGATGCAGCTGTCATGGCTGTTGAAGCACAGCCAG AACATACTGAGGGAGATGATGTTGAAATTGGCTGTCCCATAACATGCGGCGACAGTAAAGCTGTGTTGCTAGTGAAGAAATTTGTGTGCCCAGGAAtcaatgtaaaatgtgtgaag TATGAAGACCAGCTGATCAGCCCAAAGCAGTTTGTACACATTTCCGGAAAAGCCACTCTGAAAGACTGGAAAAGAGCCATTAGGATGGGTGGAGTCATGCTAAG AAAAATGATGGATTCAGGTCAGCTGGACTTCTACCAACACAGCACACTGTGCACCAACACGTGTCGCAGCACCAAGTTTGACCTTTTAATCAACAACACACGGTTCCCTCCCGACAGCACTGGACTTGCCACGCCCACATCCTCTCAAG CTCAGGTGGTCCTAGGTAATGGTGGGGTTGCGGGCGAGGACAGAGCAGAGATTCTGAGCGGGAAGGCAGACTGGAGCTCAATCACACTGGAGTCTGTGGACAAGAAGGAATCTAATGAGATCTCAG agGACACGCTGAACTTCTGGAAGGGCATTGCTGATGTGGGTTTGCTGGGTGAAGTGGTGACCAACATCAGTACAGAGCTGCTGGAGCTACTGAACGGCGTGCAGCAGCGCAGGGAGCCCGTTGCTTTACAGGACACAG ATTCCTGTCTGGTAGAGGTGGCGGTGCTCAGTAACCTCGCCCAAGTGTTCGGCCTGCTCGACTCAGTGAAGAAGATCCTGGAGAAGAGGAAACAGCAAACGGACCCCGGCCAGGAGCAAATCCTCAGCACGCTCACCA gCTTGGAGCTGCAGTTGGAAGaacagaggaagcagcagcaggtgcgAGCTCTCCTGTCGTGCCCGCAGCCTGCCAAAAGCAAAACTCCCACCAAACGCCAGACCAAGAGGCCTCGTCTCCAGAGGCCCGcttccaccaccaccctccTGACCTCCCCCATTAACCAGCAGGCCACCCTGCAGCCTCAGCAGTTCACCGTTCTTTCCcccatctctctgtcctctgtgggTCAGCCTTTCACCATGACAAGCCTGCCCATCGCCACCCTGGCCCAGTCCTCCAACACAGTCACCCTGCTCCCCGCCGGCTCACAGCTCTTCACTCGCTACATGGTGACCGGAGACGGAAAGGCAGACACCATCACCCTGCACCCATCCTCAGGCCTCACGCTTGTGGGCACCACCGCCGTGCAAGACTCCAGCCAGCTGGGCACGGTGGTGAGCCCCCTAGAGCTTGTGCACCTGAGCCAGCAGGCCAGCGGAGCAGAGGTGGTGCCCATAGAAGGCCAGGTGGTGGACGGCACCATGCTGGTGCAGCAAGAGGTGATGCAGGGTGAGGTAGAGGCCGGCCAGGAGCACACGGTCATTGAGATCAACCCCGCTCCAATGGAGCAGACGGTGGGAGtgatggagctgcagctgaCCGGAGAGTCGGGCAGAGAAGGAGCGGCCATGATGGTCCAGAGCGGGATGGAGGTGACGATGGCCACGGGGGGGGAGGATACACAGTGCCAAATGCAGGAGGCGCAGACTGAAGGGGTTCAGGGGCTGCAGCTGGATGCCAGTGGACAGTTGTCAGGTGTGCAGATAGTGGTGATAGGAGACAATACTCAGGAAGAAAACAAGGCCAAATGA
- the gmeb1 gene encoding glucocorticoid modulatory element-binding protein 1 isoform X2, protein MATSEEVTVSMGEVVMVKTDGEGDPDDPNKTQVILQLQPIATGDESAETDAAVMAVEAQPEHTEGDDVEIGCPITCGDSKAVLLVKKFVCPGINVKCVKYEDQLISPKQFVHISGKATLKDWKRAIRMGGVMLRKMMDSGQLDFYQHSTLCTNTCRSTKFDLLINNTRFPPDSTGLATPTSSQAQVVLGNGGVAGEDRAEILSGKADWSSITLESVDKKESNEISEDTLNFWKGIADVGLLGEVVTNISTELLELLNGVQQRREPVALQDTEVAVLSNLAQVFGLLDSVKKILEKRKQQTDPGQEQILSTLTSLELQLEEQRKQQQVRALLSCPQPAKSKTPTKRQTKRPRLQRPASTTTLLTSPINQQATLQPQQFTVLSPISLSSVGQPFTMTSLPIATLAQSSNTVTLLPAGSQLFTRYMVTGDGKADTITLHPSSGLTLVGTTAVQDSSQLGTVVSPLELVHLSQQASGAEVVPIEGQVVDGTMLVQQEVMQGEVEAGQEHTVIEINPAPMEQTVGVMELQLTGESGREGAAMMVQSGMEVTMATGGEDTQCQMQEAQTEGVQGLQLDASGQLSGVQIVVIGDNTQEENKAK, encoded by the exons ATGGCGACCTCCGAGGAGGTCACGGTGTCCATGGGGGAGGTGGTGATGGTGAAGACTGATGGTGAAGGAGACCCTGATGACCCAAATAAGACTCAGGTCATTCTCCAGCTCCAGCCAATCGCTACTGG agatGAATCTGCTGAAACAGATGCAGCTGTCATGGCTGTTGAAGCACAGCCAG AACATACTGAGGGAGATGATGTTGAAATTGGCTGTCCCATAACATGCGGCGACAGTAAAGCTGTGTTGCTAGTGAAGAAATTTGTGTGCCCAGGAAtcaatgtaaaatgtgtgaag TATGAAGACCAGCTGATCAGCCCAAAGCAGTTTGTACACATTTCCGGAAAAGCCACTCTGAAAGACTGGAAAAGAGCCATTAGGATGGGTGGAGTCATGCTAAG AAAAATGATGGATTCAGGTCAGCTGGACTTCTACCAACACAGCACACTGTGCACCAACACGTGTCGCAGCACCAAGTTTGACCTTTTAATCAACAACACACGGTTCCCTCCCGACAGCACTGGACTTGCCACGCCCACATCCTCTCAAG CTCAGGTGGTCCTAGGTAATGGTGGGGTTGCGGGCGAGGACAGAGCAGAGATTCTGAGCGGGAAGGCAGACTGGAGCTCAATCACACTGGAGTCTGTGGACAAGAAGGAATCTAATGAGATCTCAG agGACACGCTGAACTTCTGGAAGGGCATTGCTGATGTGGGTTTGCTGGGTGAAGTGGTGACCAACATCAGTACAGAGCTGCTGGAGCTACTGAACGGCGTGCAGCAGCGCAGGGAGCCCGTTGCTTTACAGGACACAG AGGTGGCGGTGCTCAGTAACCTCGCCCAAGTGTTCGGCCTGCTCGACTCAGTGAAGAAGATCCTGGAGAAGAGGAAACAGCAAACGGACCCCGGCCAGGAGCAAATCCTCAGCACGCTCACCA gCTTGGAGCTGCAGTTGGAAGaacagaggaagcagcagcaggtgcgAGCTCTCCTGTCGTGCCCGCAGCCTGCCAAAAGCAAAACTCCCACCAAACGCCAGACCAAGAGGCCTCGTCTCCAGAGGCCCGcttccaccaccaccctccTGACCTCCCCCATTAACCAGCAGGCCACCCTGCAGCCTCAGCAGTTCACCGTTCTTTCCcccatctctctgtcctctgtgggTCAGCCTTTCACCATGACAAGCCTGCCCATCGCCACCCTGGCCCAGTCCTCCAACACAGTCACCCTGCTCCCCGCCGGCTCACAGCTCTTCACTCGCTACATGGTGACCGGAGACGGAAAGGCAGACACCATCACCCTGCACCCATCCTCAGGCCTCACGCTTGTGGGCACCACCGCCGTGCAAGACTCCAGCCAGCTGGGCACGGTGGTGAGCCCCCTAGAGCTTGTGCACCTGAGCCAGCAGGCCAGCGGAGCAGAGGTGGTGCCCATAGAAGGCCAGGTGGTGGACGGCACCATGCTGGTGCAGCAAGAGGTGATGCAGGGTGAGGTAGAGGCCGGCCAGGAGCACACGGTCATTGAGATCAACCCCGCTCCAATGGAGCAGACGGTGGGAGtgatggagctgcagctgaCCGGAGAGTCGGGCAGAGAAGGAGCGGCCATGATGGTCCAGAGCGGGATGGAGGTGACGATGGCCACGGGGGGGGAGGATACACAGTGCCAAATGCAGGAGGCGCAGACTGAAGGGGTTCAGGGGCTGCAGCTGGATGCCAGTGGACAGTTGTCAGGTGTGCAGATAGTGGTGATAGGAGACAATACTCAGGAAGAAAACAAGGCCAAATGA